TCAGTTTTTCGATGAGCCTTGGGGGCCGTTGCAAGGCATACGTTCCGGGTTCCGGGTGGATGTGAAGGAAACCGATGCTGCCTATCTGCTAGAGGCGGATTTGCCGGGCGTCAAAAAAGAGGAGATCAGCCTCACTTATGATGAGCACTATTTGACCATCAGCGCTCGGCGCGGCGAGGAAAAGGAAACAAAAGAAGAAAACTACGTGCGCCGCGAACGCCATGCGGGGCAAGTTCAGCGAAGCTTCTTTATCCGCGATGTGGATGCCACGAAGATTGAAGCGGCCTTTGACGAGGGCGTCCTGAAAGTTACCTTGCCCAAATTGTCACCGACGCCAACGAACAAACAAATTGAGATTCGCTAAAAAGGAACTGGGCCGGAAACAAAGGACGAATAAGAGAACCGGAGTGACCGGAGGGGATGATTGAGGAAACCGTAATTTGTGAAGAATTTGAGCGTTAGGTTTAAATTATGATAATGATAAAGAGCCTTTTGCTTAAAATGGGGCAAGAGGCTCTTTCTTTTGTAATCTTTCAGCGTACCCTCCGATTATGCCAGCAGACGTCGGTTGCAATGCCATCCATGGCGCAACCGACCTTAGGCACCTCACGTGCCGTCACTCTTGTTCAATCTTTAGCTTGTTCCCAGCTTCGCCGAATCTTAACATACTGCAGCAGGAGGGCTGCTTGCGGCTGTGGAAATGAAGTAAGAAGCACTGAAAAGGAGGATGGTTATGCACATTTTGATGGATTTGCATACGCATACGGTGGCCAGCGGCCATGCATACAGTACGATAATGGAAAATGCGAAAGCAGCAGCGGAGAAAGGCTTGGAGGGTCTGGCCATGACGGATCACGGTCCTGCCATGCCGGGAGGCGCTCATCTCTACCATTTTTGGAATTTGACGGCGCTGCCCCAGCAGATCGCAGGCGTGAGGGTGCTGCGCGGCGTGGAGGCTAATATTATCGACAGCCGAGGAGGCCTGGATGTGCCGGCGGATATTTTGGACCGGTTGGATATTGTGTTGGCAGGCTTGCACGGCGGTTGCATTCGTGCTGGAACGACAGCGGACAATACCCGGGCGATGCTGGCGGCGATGGCTAATCCCTGGGTGGACATTATTGTGCATCCGGGAAATGACGAGTTTCTCATCAATCCCGAGGCGGTGGTGGAGGGGGCGGTGCGCTACGGCTGTGCCTTGGAAGTGAACAATGCTTCTTTGAGCTATATTCGCCAAGGCAGCAAACCTTTTTGCAAGCGATTGATTTCGTTGGCTAAAGAACGAGGTGTGCCTTTAGTGGTGGGGACGGATAGTCATTTTGCCGCATCAGTGGGGGAATTCGCCGGTGCTTTGGAGCTGCTGCACAGCTGTGGCGTACCGGAAGAGCAGGTGCTCAATACCTCATGGGAGCGGTTAGAGCAGCATCTGGCTAGGCGGCGGGAAGCGCGGCGCAAGGTGAGGCAGCAGCTGGCCGAAGGCTTTGAAGAATGAGCGCTGGCGGGCGGCAGGAGAGTTCTAACAAAAACGTAACATGGTATTTACAAACTAAGCGACCGACTTTGCTATACTGAAGGCGGTCGCTTTTTATGTTATCGTAAGAAAGTAGGAATTATTCTGATAAAATTGCCAGAAGTCTTCTTCTGGTGACATCGTCGCAACAGTGAGATAATTGAAACAAATCTTTACGTACATAGTAAATACTAATAAGGAGTGTGACGAAACGAATGATGGGTAAAGGATGGAAACGTTTCTTGTTGGCAGGAGCGCTGGCGGCATTTATGGTGGCAGGGTTGCCGGCAACCGATGTAGCGGCCAAAGCGGTAGTTAACGGCTTTGATCTGCAGGCGCACCGCGGCGGGCGAGACGCACGGGCGGAAAACACGCTGTATTCTTTCGCCTATGCGATGGAATTGGGTGTGACAACCTTGGAAATGGATATGCAGCTGACGAAAGACGGCCGTCTAGTCATCAGCCACAATCCGGTTATGAACTGGATGCTGGCGAAAGGCCCAGACGGACAGTATGCTCCTAAGCAAAATCCCCCGGACATCCGCACGATGGATTTGGCGGAAGTGCAGCAATACGACATGGGTGTAATGAATCCCGCAGCAGGCGGGTACTATGACTTGCACGGCAAAACGCAAATTGCCACGCCTGGTGCTCAGATGCCGACGTTAGATCAGGTTTTCGAACTGGCCAATGCGTATGGCAATAAAAAAGTCATCTTTAACATTGAAACCAAATCCTATGCCGATCCGGAAGATCCTTACTATGCCAACAGCCCGGATCCGGACGTATTTGTAGAAAAAGTGTATGAAGTTGTAAAAAAATACAACATGCAAAATCGCGTGACCATTCAGTCCTTTGATTGGCGTACGTTAAAGGCGATGAAAGCCATTGCGCCGGAACTGACGCTGGTGGCGCTGTCTTCCGAGCAGCCAAGTTGGGGTAAGAGCGGTATGTACCTGCGCCTTGGCGAAAAAGCTCCGTCTCCTCATTTAGGCGGCCTGAACATCAATGACTTTAAAGGCGATTATGTAAAAGCTGCTAAGGAAATCGGCGCGGATGTAGTTTCTCCCTACTTTAAAGAATTGTCGCCAGATTTGATTGATGAGGCGCACGCGTTAGGTATGAAAGTGGTTCCCTGGACGGTGAATTCGCCGAAGGATATGGAAATGCTTCTGGCTATGGGCGTAGACGGCATAATCAGTGATCAGCCTTGGGTGCTGCGGGATGTGCTGATTAAAAAAGGCATTGCGGTTCCCGAGCCGACGCTGGCTCCTAAAGGTATGAAGTATTCCACCGGTACGGCCATTAACAAGGTGGAAGTGAAAAAAGCGAAAGGCGGCGCTGATGCGTCTCACTGAGGAGAAAGAGCATGAAAAAAGCATGGATTGCGGCGCTCGCACTGGGCGTCTCGCTGCTGGCCAATGTGGGTATGGCCAAGGAAGCTCCTGTAAAGGATGCTGAGTTTTTGCCCAAATATGACTATACTCTGGTTGGTTCCTTTGAAGTCAAAGGACGCCAAGGCGTTTGCACAGACGGCGAGTTTTACTATGTCAGCGGCAGCAAGGCTCTCTATAAGTACGATAAGAAGGGGAATTTGCTGCAGACTAATGAAACCCCCTTTGAAGGATATTCCATTCCCTCTAATCACATCGGCGATATCGACGTCTTTGACGGAGAAATCTTTGTTAGTGCGGAAAACTTCATGGACGGCGTAGGCAAAGACATTCAGATTGCCATTCATGACGCCAAAACGTTGAAGCTGAAGCGGACCTTCCGTTTCGAGCCTTCCAGCGGCCAGGAAGAAGTATCCGGCATTACGGTAGATCCAGATAAACGCAGCGTTTGGATGTGCTCCTGGGTGGGCGAAGAAAGCGGACGCTATCTCTACGAGTACAGCCTAGATACGGGTAAATTCCTGCGCAAAGTACATCTCCAGCCGGTTCCCCAATGGGTACAAGGCGTTTTCTACTGGAAAGGCAATTTGTATTTGACCGCCGATGACGGCACTGCCGATCTGGATGAGCCGGATCATCTCTATCGGGTGAATATTACCGATAAGTCCTATGCTAGCGTGGTTCTGGAAAAAACCTTCACTGAAGTGAAAAAGCAAGGCGAAATTGAAGGCTTGACCATGGACCCCAAAACCGGTGAATTGCTGGTGCACTTCAACCGCGGCGCCCGCATTGTTTTGGGCATGGGCAAAGGCCTGTACCCTGGATATGACCGGGAAATCTCCGAAGTTTACCGCTATAAAATGACCCCTCATGCAGCTAAATAAGAGCCTATAAAATAACCCCGGCAGGCCTCTGATAAGAGTCTTGCCGGGGTTATTTTTTCTTACTATATCAGAAAGTATAAGCTATTACAGTTAGAAAAGCGAGTGTTAGTAGGCTTAGGCGCTTCTGCACAAACGGCGGCATATCGGCAGTTTCTTAACTCGCTGTGCTCAAACAGGCGAAACTGTGATCCGCCTTAGCCAGCGTTTGCGTCCTGCGGACCGTCTTGCTCCAAAAAGTCTCAAATACAATCATTGCCGCCGTATCCCTCTGTCATACACTCAGATTCTCCTGCTCAATATTCGTCTCATGCCTCAATGCAGCAGGTCCCAGACCTGTTTGCCGATCATGACCGCGGCAACACTGAGAAACAGAGGCCGCACATAGGCTGCGCCCTTGCGGATGGCCAGACGCGTACCCGCTAAAGCACCGAGAATCATAGCGATACCCATCGGTAATGCATACGCATAAGCAATAGAGCCGTACAACGCAAACATAATGACCGAAGCGATGTTGCTGGCAAAGTTGAGCGCTCGGGCATTGCCTGCGGCGGTGACGAAATCAAAGCCGATCATCAGGAAAGCGAACATGAAAAACGAACCAGCGCCAGGTCCAAAAAAACCATCATAAAAACCGATGCTAAAAGCGACAATGCAGCTCAAGATAAACATGCGCCGCGTTAGGCCATGGTAAGTGTTTTCGCTACCCCAGTTTTTGCGAAAGATCGTATAAATGGAGACGCCGATTAGCAGTACAACTACTAAAGGACGCAGAAACTGAGAGGGAATTTGTTGGACCGTGACCACGCCGCAGGCGGCACCGACAAGAGAAAGCCAGAACAAATACTTGACTAGCTTCATGTCGATTTTTCCAGAACGTAAAAAAGAAAGGCTGCTGGTCAAACTGCCCATGCAGCTCGCCATCTTATTAGTACCCAGCGCCATAGTCGGCGGCAGGCCGGTTAAAAGCAGCGCCGGCAAAGAAATAAGGCCGCCGCCGCCGACGACGGAGTCGACGAAAGCGGAGAAGAAGCCGGCGACAACCAGCAGGGCGATTAGATCGCCGCTGGGGAAGTCCATAAAAGCGCCTCCTTAATTAAAGAAACCTCTGCTTTAGGCACAACTCACGGCAACGCGTATCTTTTCGGTCAGACTCTGTCAGAAAACCTCGGCATAGCGCTGCTATGCCTGCGGCTTTCTTCCTAGACTGACAAAAAATCTTATGCTTTGCTAACGTGTTCCTAAAAGCATAGGTTTCTTTTTTTAAAACAGAAAGAACATATATAGTCGTAAAGTAGGTTTTTACTCTTCGATAACAGTGACTTTATTCATGCTGTCGCCGGGGACGATATCATCAATCAAGTCCAGGCCAGCGATGACTTGGCCGAAAACAGTGTGTAAACCGTCCAGATGCGGCTGGGGCTCATAGACGATGAAGAATTGGCTGCCACCGGTGTTTGGGCCGCGATGGGCCATGGACAAAGCGCCGCGTACGTGTTTTTTCGGATTGCCTGCGGTTTCACAGGGAATGGTATAGCCAGGGCCGCCGGTGCCGTTGCCGTTGGGGCAGCCGCCTTGGGCTACAAAGCCGGGAATGACCCGGTGGAAGCTCAGGCCGTCGTAAAAGCCTTCGCTGATGAGCTTGGTGAAGTTGGCTACCGTGCCAGGCGCTTCTTTTTCAAATAATTCAATAGTAATGGTGCCACGATCCATTTCGATAACTGCTTTTTTCATGGAGATATCCCTCTTTTCTTTCGTAATTGTATTCATTATATCATGTATGTCAGGAGTGGTCACTTGCTTTCCGTGTCTATGGTGAAGAAGAAAGTGGCTCCTTGATTGACGTGGCTGTCCGCCCAGATGCGCCCGCCATGACGGTGGATGATGCGGTTGACCGTAGCCAGACCGATGCCGGTGCCGCTGAATTCTTTGGCGTGATGAAGACGCTGGAAAACTCCGAAAAGCTTATGAGCGTAAGCCATATCGAAGCCGGCGCCGTTATCACGGACAAAGAAAGCGATTTCACCTGTATCCTGATCCTGGTGGCAGCCAAATTCGATGTTAGGCTGTGTTGTTTTACCTGTGAATTTCCAGGCGTTTCCTAAGAGGTTGTCCAGGACGATGCGTAAAAGCGGCGTATCTCCTAAAACCATTAAGGACGGCTCAATGCGGATGTCCACCTGACGCTGCGGATCCTGCTGTTGTAACTCCTGTAGTGCTTGAAAAGCCAGCTCGCTTAAGTTTACCTTCTCTAGATTCATTTGCGTGCGGCTGATACGTGCTAGATGGAGCATATCATCAATCAACTGGCCCATGCGTTGGCTGGCGCTGCGCAGTCGCTGCAGGTAGTCGCGACCGGTGTCGTCCAGGCGTTCGCTATAGTCCTCCAAAAGAGCCAGACTGAAGCCGTCGATGCTGCGCAAAGGAGAGCGCAGATCGTGTGAGACAGAGTAGCTGAACGCCTCCAATTCTTGGTTGGCGGCTTCCAGCGCGGCAGTACGCTGGGCGACGCGGTTTTCTAACTCACTGTTTAAGGTGCGGATTTCCTCGTAAGCTATTTCCAACTGCGAAATATCTTTATAAATGATGGAAGCGCCCATGGGATAGTTTTCCGGAGAATACAAGGGGGAAGCGGTCTTGAGTACGGTCAGCAGATGGCCGTCTTTGTGGCGGCGCAGTCCCTTGTTGTGATCTTCTTTCAGTCCTTGATCCAGTTGAGCGGCGCTGCTTTTCCATTCCTCCAGAAGCTCATCAGGGATAATGATGCGCATGGACTGGCCGATGGCTTCTTCGGCCGTGTAGCCGAAAAGCTGTGTTGCGCCGTTGTTCCAACTAGTAATCATGCCTTGCAGGTTGCGGCTGATGATGGCGTCGTCGCTGCTTTCGACGACGAGAGCCAGCTTATGCACGGCTTCTAACTCGCGGCGGCGGCTGACATTGAGATGCCAGAGGGTGAGCACCGCCAGAATCAGCAGGGAAAAAACAATGAAGGTGCTCAATACCAATGACTGGTACTGCTCATAGAAGGATAAGGGCTTATAAAGAAATTCGCTTTCCATCGGCAAAGCGGACGCATTAAAGCGGAAGCGCTGCAACTGGCGGTAATCAAATAAATAGGTACGCGAAGGATCCGTGATGATGGGTAAGTCGGACGCGTGGGCGCCTTGGAGAATTTGCAGCGCCAAAGTAGCTGCCGTTTGTCCTTGGGCATAAGCGCTGAGAACATGGCCGCCGACAACGCCGTGCCCCATATCATGTTCCCAAAGAGTATAAACAGGCGCATTGCTGGCGGCGCTGATGCGGGCAGTGACTGCATCGGACTGATATTGTTTGCCTGCCGCGTCGCGGTGGAAGGGGAGATTTAAGACCATGCTGTCGGTAGAGGCTGCGGCAAGCCGCGCCAAAATATCGGGTAAGGGAAGGTCGTGCAGGTAGGTAATGGTTAATTGACTATTTCGTATATCCGAAGATTGTTCTAGAAGCTGCCGCGCTTGTTGCCCAAAGAGGCTTTGATCGCTAATAACTAGCAGTTCTTTGGCCTGAGGCTGCAGCTTTTGGGCGACAGCGATTGTGCCGGCAATATCCACGTTTTCCATAATGCCAGTGATATTGTCAGAGGGAAGATGGCTTTTCGGCAGAATATTGTTGACGCCGCAAAAGACGATGGGGGCGTCTGGAAAAAGTGTTTGACGATAGGTTTTAGCGAAGAGAAGGGCCTCATCATCGACAGTAATGACGGCGTCATAACGAAACGTTTGGAATTTTTGTCTCCAGAACTGTTCAAGATTGGCAAAGTGAGTCGGTGTGTTGAGACGCTTCGTGTCCATGTATTCGATTTGCACGAGAACATCGTGAGGAACCGTATCTAAAATACCCTGGTTGATGCGATCCGACCAGACAAAACCGGGATGATAAGACTGCAATACCAAGATGCGTTGTTCCGCGGCGGCGGTGGAGGGAAGAACGAAGAGACAGCAAAGAAAAAGAGATAAAATCAAATGTAGACGCATCGGAAAGCCTCCTTATTCAAGATAACGGCGAGACGGATACATGAAATGGATTTTTGCGAAAAAAACCGCTTTCTCTTGTGAAAAGAAAGCGGTTAAAATGATTAATTTGGCAAATGCTTGATCATTAATATTTCGTTGCCTAGGTGGTTATAAGTTAGATGGTCAGTAGCGGCGCGCATCAAATGCAGGCTCATGTTGTCTTCGGGAAGATTCGCCGGAATGCTCTCAAAAGGTGTTTTAGGCGGCAGGCTGCGCAAAATGGTATTACCGGGAAAGCCATCGCCGTAATCGAGAATTCGCACGGAAATATAAGCTTGCCCTAAGAGAGACACACGAATGCGCACCAGGGGATCGCCATAAGTCTGGGTGCTGCTGCGGAGAGCATTTTTCAAAGCTTCGTTGACCGCTACTTCGAATAACGCGCTTTGCAATCCTAGTAAATTTTGCAGTAATTTTTGCAACTGCTGCCGGACAAGAGGCAGATCATCGGTATGATGGACCATAAACAGCATGCTTTCCATGGATTCACTCCTGAGCTTCTTTTTCTCACTGAGCAAAAATTCTCTATGGATTACAACAAATCCTGCTGCGGATCAATTTATTTTCCATAAGTATTTTGCAACCCTCAGTCGTGCCCTCCCTTTACTCCTTATACTCCTGTTTAATTTCCGTTCTCCTCATCCTTCCAAACAGGCGAGCAAGGCCTCTAAGTCAAAGGAAGTTGGGGCTAGGCGGGGCAGCTCGCCTAAGGAGGCATCGGCCATGTTTAGGCCCGGGATGTCCGGCAGGAAGGACCAGACGGGCAGGCCGGTTAAGCGCTTCATGTACGCTACGGTGCTTTCTTCTAGAATGCCTGGCTGAGCTGGCCAGCGATTTAGCAGCAGAGCTGCAGTCTGCAGTCCTTGGCTTTTGGCGTAGGCAGCGGTGAGCAAAGCGGTATTGACGCTGCCCAAGGTAGCCTGGGCGACAATGAGCAAGGGCAGTTGCAATTCTTTAGCCAGGTCGCAGATCAAATACTCTTCGTGTAGAGGCGTAGTCAGACCGCCCGCTCCTTCCACTAAAACCAGATCATGGGCGGCGGATAGTTTACCGATGCGATCGAGCAGCACTGCCGGCTCGATTGCGACCTTTTCCAGTTCTGCTGCAGTGGCTGGAGCCAGGGCTGCTTCTAAGCAATAGGGGTTGACGGTATTGCGCCAGCTCTCATCTAAGCCGGCGGCAGTCATTAAGAGGCTGGCGTCTTCCGAACGCAGTGAGCCATCGGTTTGGCGGACCGCGCCGGATGCGGCCGGTTTGGCTACGCCTACAGAAAAACCCTGTTGACGCAGCGCACAGGTCAAGGCGGCGGTGACTACGGTCTTGCCGACATCGGTGCCTGTAGCGGTAATAAAAAATCCTTTCATATGTAAAACCTCCTGGATGCAGAGTTTGAGAAGAAGACGAATGTTGAACAGGAGCAAAGGGAGTAGATTGAACCGTATTGCTTTTTGCGGACAAGAAGAATGGCTAGTAAAATAAAGCCAGGAGGTGTCCAATGAAAAGCAAACAGTTTGATGCAGAGTTTAAAAAAGACATTGTAAAGCTATACCTGAATGGAAGCCGGAGTTGTGAAAGTTTAGCTAACGAGATAGGTATTCATCAAAATACAGTTTACAAGTGGATTCGCCTGTACAATGAAGATCCAGAGCATGCCTTTCCGGGATCAGGAAACCTAAAACCAGATGAAGACGAGCTGAGAAAAGCCAATCGCCGCATTCACGAATTGGAAAACGAGATTGCTATTTTAAAGCAGGCAGCGGTGTACTTCGCAAAGAACAGCCGGTAAAATATCAGTTCATCCATGATAACCGCTTCAAGTATGCTGTTCTGGAGATATGCCGCGTCGTGGAAGTTTCAAGAAGCGGTTATTATGCTTGGGTAAAAGCTGGGTGCCCTCAAGCGCATGCCAAAGATGCCGTGCTAGTGGCGGCGATTCGCCAAATCGAACGCGAAAATGATGGAAACTACGGTGTTCAAAAAGTGTATGAAGAGCTCCGGGAAGAAAGAAACATTTCTATTGGACGCAGCAAAGTTCAGCGGCTTATGCATGAAAACGGGATTAGAGCACAGATAAAAAGCAAATATAAACCGCAAACAACCAAATCGGATCCTACTGCAAAAGCCTTCCCTAATTTACTGAATCAAAACTTTGACGTTACGGAAGTTAACAAGGTATGGTTAGCCGATATTACGTATATCAAAGTGGGTGGTAAATGGTCGTATGTGGCAGCCGTATTGGACTTGGCTCGACGAAAAATAGTGGGTTGGTCTATTGGCACGCGTCCTACGGCTAGCTTAGCCTGCCAGGCGCTTAAAATAGCGCTGGCGAAGGAAAAACCAACCCGAGGATTGATCCACCACTCAGATCAGGGAAGCCAATATACGTCCAAAGAATATAAGGAACTGCTCACAGAACACCAAATTATTGGTAGTATGAGCCGCAAGGGTAATCCCTACGATAATGCGCCTATGGAATCCTTTTTCCGCTTACTCAAAGTAGAGCACGTTAAGAAACGATCTTTTTCGTCAATGAACCAAGCAGCTACAAGTATTGGGAGTTGGATGGATTACTATAATATACGCAGACGGCATAGCGCATTAGGAGGCATGTCTCCGTTAATGTATGAGGTTCGGAGGAATCAGCCGTTTAACGTGTCCGCGTAATCCAATACGGTTCAGATGGAGGGAACGAGAGAGAAAATGGAAAACAGAAAAAAGTAACTTTCATATTAAATCCGTGCCCCGTTCCCTCCTGCGAACCCTCCCTTTACTCCATCTACTCTTGTTTAATAATTCTTTTGGCAGCTGAGGCGATTTTTTGCGCGGCCTGGCGCAGTTCTTCCGGCTTGTGGGCGGCGCAGACGGTGAGGCGCAGGCGGCTTTCGCCATGAGGAACTGTGGGCGGCCGGATGCCGGAAACCAAAAGGCCTGCTTGTAGGCAAGCTTCCGCCAGGTCCATCGTGGCTGCAGCATCGTAGGTAAGGATGGGGATGATCGGCGTTTCGCCGGGAAGAACTGCTAGGCTGTTTTGCAGCAGTTCTTGGCGCAAAAGGCGCGCATGACTCTGCAGGCGCGTTACCAGCTCAGGCTGTTGCTGCAATTGTTGCAAAGCAGCTGTGGCGGCGGCCACGGTGGCTGGCGCCATGGCGGTGGAAAAGATGAACGAGCGCGCTTTGCTGAGTAGATAGGTAATAAGCGTTTTGCTGCCGCAAACAAAGCCTCCTTCGCTGGCCAAGGCTTTGCTCAAGGTGCCAAGCTGTACGGCGACGCTTCCTTCTAGGCCAAAGTGCGCGGCTGTACCGGTGCCTCCCGGGCCTAAAACGCCGGTAGCGTGGGCGTCATCTAGAATGATTTGCGCAGAGTAACGCTTTCCTAGGCGAACTAGCTCCGGCAGAGGAGCTATGTCGCCGTCCATACTGAAAACGCCGTCGCTGATCAGGCAGCGCTGGCCGGTGCAGGGGGTTTGAACCAGTAGTTCTTCCAGGTGGGCCATGTCGTTGTGGCGGTAGATGACGGTTTTGGCTTTGGACAGGCGGCAGCCATCGATCAGACTGGCGTGGTTGAGGGCGTCGCTGAAAAAGACGTCTTCCTTGCGGCCCAAAGCAGAGAGGACGCCTACGTTGGCAGCGTAGCCGCTGGAAAAAACAAGGGCGTCTTCACTGTGCTTAAAAGCGGCTAATTGTGCTTCCAAGGCTCCGTATAGGGTGTGGCTGCCAGTGGTAAGGCGGGAGCCGCCGGAACCAGTGCCGTACTGCATGGCGGCGGCCGCCGCCGCTTGCTGCACCGCTGGATGATGCGTCAGACCCAGGTAGCTGTTGCCGGCTAGCAGTAGGCAGGGTTGATCATTATAGAGGACATGGGTGGCGTCAATGGCTTCGCAAGTTGAGCGGTGGCGCAGCAAATGTGCGTCGCGTAGCTCATGCAGCGCTTGCTTGAGATGGTTCATGAGGCTTGTCCTTTCTGTGGCCTATTTTGTACTAAAACAGGCTGCTCTTCCAGAAAATGCTGTAAGGCTGCAAGATCGGCGTCGGGGGAGACAAAGAAAGCCCGGCCGCCGTTGGGACTGTTTTTTTCTTTCAAACAGGGAATGCGCATGTAGCCGTGGCGAGGTGAGGCAACATAGCCTGTGGTGTATTCCGGGTCGTCAGACCAGCAAAGTTCCGCCACCATGCCAGGGGCGGCGGCTACCTTGGCAGCCAGCACCATGGCTTCCCGGGGGTGTTCGCCGTCCAGGCCTTGTTGGCGCAGCCAAGGCAGGGCCTCAGATTGGGCGTCTAGGTCCATGCGGGAAACGCGGACGCCGCGGGCGGCTGTGTCATCCAGTCGTTCGCCAGTCGCGGCGGATACGATCATGGCGCCCCGCAGGCTGTCTGGTAGGCTGCTTAGCGCTAAAAGACCCTTAGCGGCCGCTTCTTCGCTGACGCCGGCTTGCTCTAAGGCTTCCAGCGCCAGGCGGCGACTGCCTGCTACGTTGGCGCTTTTCAGGCTGTGCCAAGGCAGAAGAGGAATGGCAAGGCAAGCTGCGGGGGCGACGGCTTCGATGGTGAGGCGGATGAAGTCGGCGTTGCCCCGGCTGTGCTCTAAGGCGCGCTGCACCATGGCCTGCGTAGTTTCGAGGAGAAGTTCCGGCGGAATGAGCCGTTCGGCGCCGGAAATATGGCGGCCGCCGTTTTCATGGGCGCCTCCCTGGGCGGCGCGCATTCTAACGCTGAAATGCATGGCGCACACTCCTCTCACATTGGTTGCGGACCCGGCGCAGAAGCTGCGTCAGCGGCCAAGCGGCGATGGCGGTGTAAACCATGCCGGGCAGAGCGGCGGCCAAAAGCGGCCAGGCGGCCTGTCCCAGGAAAAGCGCCAAGGAAAGACGAGCTG
This genomic window from uncultured Anaeromusa sp. contains:
- a CDS encoding 6-carboxyhexanoate--CoA ligase, which produces MHFSVRMRAAQGGAHENGGRHISGAERLIPPELLLETTQAMVQRALEHSRGNADFIRLTIEAVAPAACLAIPLLPWHSLKSANVAGSRRLALEALEQAGVSEEAAAKGLLALSSLPDSLRGAMIVSAATGERLDDTAARGVRVSRMDLDAQSEALPWLRQQGLDGEHPREAMVLAAKVAAAPGMVAELCWSDDPEYTTGYVASPRHGYMRIPCLKEKNSPNGGRAFFVSPDADLAALQHFLEEQPVLVQNRPQKGQAS
- the bioF gene encoding 8-amino-7-oxononanoate synthase, whose translation is MNHLKQALHELRDAHLLRHRSTCEAIDATHVLYNDQPCLLLAGNSYLGLTHHPAVQQAAAAAAMQYGTGSGGSRLTTGSHTLYGALEAQLAAFKHSEDALVFSSGYAANVGVLSALGRKEDVFFSDALNHASLIDGCRLSKAKTVIYRHNDMAHLEELLVQTPCTGQRCLISDGVFSMDGDIAPLPELVRLGKRYSAQIILDDAHATGVLGPGGTGTAAHFGLEGSVAVQLGTLSKALASEGGFVCGSKTLITYLLSKARSFIFSTAMAPATVAAATAALQQLQQQPELVTRLQSHARLLRQELLQNSLAVLPGETPIIPILTYDAAATMDLAEACLQAGLLVSGIRPPTVPHGESRLRLTVCAAHKPEELRQAAQKIASAAKRIIKQE